The genomic segment agttttcttcatgttccaagatggtgataccaggattcatgggttcacattgagaatgagtggatcagggagcatgagatggattgacctccacagagtccagacctcagaacCACTGaggatctttgggatgttctggagaagactttgtccgactctcccatcatcaatatgaGATCTTGGTGGAAAATTaatccaactctggacagaaataaatgctgtgacttcTCATGGAAGCTGCACCTAACTGTTCATTAATGAGTTTGATTGACAGCAGATAAGAGTGTTTAAAACAGTTCAACTACACAGCGGGAGTCTGTACCTCTTGCCTGAACTAAACAGAACATACTCTGGAAACAGGACATGTGATGAGTCCTAAATAATACCGTTAGCCTGCCTGATGGTGCCTTTATAAACGAGCCATGAGTAGAGCAGAGGTGCCCATGATCTTCCTCTGTTACAGTCCAACATTACAGAACAACAAACAGCCTCAGATTGAGTTTCTCACCATTTTCCTCTGGGTTTGGTCGTCAGGCCCACGCAGGCGAAGTGGAACCACTCGATGGAGCACTGCAGAAACACACGAGTAAAACTCTGTGGAGAGCACTCAGCGGACAAAAACCACCACTTTAAAAACGCACGATGAAGAACGAGCTGCTCACAGAGAAGCTTTATTACAGTGGATCAGTCTGCGACCTTTTCACTGAGGAGGAGGCATCAAACCGCAGCAATCTGAAATGAACGTAAAGGAGCAGGACTGCCCCGTTCTAACCGATATCTAACATTATTTTAACTCTGTTTATTATTAATCGTCTCGCgacctttttaaaatgtgaactggagttattgttattaaaataaatacacacataaattacattaaatggTATCATGTCTGGTGAGGTCATTAACTCTACCAGAtaagacattttcagtgtttttctttttgttgttgttttgattgattttaaaatgaaatgtcaaatttgGCATTTTGCTTTATATCCAGCGTAAAATGTGACCTTTCCTGGATTCATAACCAGGCTGATAGTAATGAATATTTTCACTGTCGATCATGAACAACATAAATCAACAAGTTGTTTTAGCCTCTCATGAGTGAAAACtgtggatcagagtttcctcagATGTCTAGtttagtccaaagatcttcagtttacagaggaaagaaaccagaaaatattcacagtgaagaagctgaaatcagagaatttagaatGAATCGATGATTATAATAGTTACTTACGGATCTTATGTTTAAAGTAAAACACCACTAAACACTTGATATGCAGGTAATGAGCAGCAGGAAAACTCAACATGTCAATTGTTAAATTAATCTCCAGCTGTTTTGATCATTGAATTATCAGTTTAATTCTTTGATTAAACAAACagtctaaataaatgtgaatattttctggtttctttcctccactatgacagtaaactgaagatctttaaGACATTTGAGGGAACAAATGATTGGAAGTCAAGaaagttttgaaaatgaaataattattaaaagttTCAGCACTATGTCCCACATTCCTCTGGTTTGGATCTCCTCCAACACTGAAGTAAAGACCAACATGAGACCGACAGGATCTTTAAACCAAACTTACGTCGGTGTTGTCGCAGCCGATCATCTCTCCGTAGGACACCTGATGACACAGACAGTAGGTGGGTTCGTTTGGATCCACCGGCATGTCCAGGACATCAGACGGGTGGACATTCCCAAAGTTAGAGGAAGGACTGTTGAACTCTCCTCTGCAGGAGGAAACAGAAATTATGGACTAGAACAGCAGGATAACACCTAAAACGAGCAGATGAACTACGTACGGCTGAAGGAGTTTGACTTTCTTCTGTGCACTTTTAGGACTTCCGTCTTCATCTGAACTCTTCACTTTAGACCTTGTTTTAGCcgttttcttctccttctgtctggTGTCTGCTGGAGTCACACAAACTCTCCGTTAATGGATTCACCGCAACCATCACATCAACAGCATGGAGCAGATTAAAGGCAGCGTCCACTCACCTTTCTTCCCCTTACTGGAGGTGGAATCGTAGTCTGTGCTCTCGATCTGCTTCTCCTTCAGGTCTGCTTCAAACCGAGCCAAGTCTGTGTCCAGACGTCTGATGTGTTTATCCACCTGTACACAGTTTAGTTAGCGTCATGTGTCGATCATATTTCCTCTCAGAAGGTTCTGAGTGTGTTCTGAATACCAACCATCTCATAGGTCTGCATGGCCAGCTGCACCTTGTCATCTCCAAACTCTTTACATTTACTGTAGGACTGCTGGATCTGCCTCAGGATGGACAGTTTCTGCTCTGAGGACAGAGTCCGAGCATTGGCGGTGTACTCTTTAGCCAGGGAGTCGATCTGCCCTTTTAGATCTATAACACAAACAAGAAGAACGTCTAAACAAGGAGAACCATGGTGATCGCAGACACAAAGCTCTCAGACAgcacagtcctcctccaaaggctgctcattcccccatgtGGCATTAttagaaatacagcatttgttCATTAGTTATTTGGTTCTCCAGTTTCCTAGATTCAGTCTAAATGTGGTTCTACTGAAGTTctgatataaataaaatgttttctcacCCTCAGTGCGCTGGTCCAGATCCCTCATCAGATTAAAGTTCCTCTGCAGCTCGAAGGGCAGGTTCTCTATGCCTGGATGGAGAGGAGAACACAGTTTAGTAGAACCTTCAGTGAGATCTACaggaaaaataagtttaatagaATCCTTAAAGAGATCTACAGGAGTCATAACTCAGTTTAATAGAGCCCGTTATGTGATCTTGAGGAACAATAACTCAATTTAATAGAATTTTCAGTCAGACCTACAGGAAAAACAAGTTTAACAGAATCCTTAAAGAGGCCTACAGAACAATAAGTTTAATAGAACCTTTAGTCAGATCAAACAataactcagttaaacagaacATTTAGTCAGACCTTCAGGAACATGGACAGCACTGAGACGCAGGACTGCTAGCCAAACTGAACGTTAACTGTTAGCATCGTTAGCTCCTGACTTAGcatcaaactgcagcagaactCGGGTTCTCCACGTTAACAGAACATAAGAACGTGTGAGAATAAACCGGGCTATAATCTGTCAGCTCTCCGTCTGCATCCTTTCATCCCTTCGCTGCGATGCGCGGCTCCAGTAAATAGACGGAGCCCAAATCCGCCTCCTGCCGTTACTCGGTACCAGCAGCCGTTTCCGTTAAACTAGAACCGGCTGCCGGAACACAGAACCAAACTCCGAAACGAACACGAGAGAGGAGACCGGACCGCGTTTCCAGCTCCTCTACAGACAGAATGTGCTCTTACTGTCCAGGTAATGCTCCAGGTACATCcccgccgccatcttggacgaTGTAAACAACACAGTTTCCGCTCCGGAATGCAgcgatctgattggctgctgaggCCTTCCAGCTCAAACCGACTTGGATGAAAAATTCCAATCAGTACTGTGCTAGAGCCGCTGAAACGCATTAAAgctgattattttaaattaaaaaaatattttaaatatttcacaacCAGTTTCAACTCTGTAGAACCACAATTGGC from the Acanthochromis polyacanthus isolate Apoly-LR-REF ecotype Palm Island chromosome 12, KAUST_Apoly_ChrSc, whole genome shotgun sequence genome contains:
- the ing4 gene encoding inhibitor of growth protein 4 isoform X1; amino-acid sequence: MAAGMYLEHYLDSIENLPFELQRNFNLMRDLDQRTEDLKGQIDSLAKEYTANARTLSSEQKLSILRQIQQSYSKCKEFGDDKVQLAMQTYEMVDKHIRRLDTDLARFEADLKEKQIESTDYDSTSSKGKKADTRQKEKKTAKTRSKVKSSDEDGSPKSAQKKVKLLQPGEFNSPSSNFGNVHPSDVLDMPVDPNEPTYCLCHQVSYGEMIGCDNTDCSIEWFHFACVGLTTKPRGKWYCPRCSQDRKRK
- the ing4 gene encoding inhibitor of growth protein 4 isoform X2, producing the protein MAAGMYLEHYLDSIENLPFELQRNFNLMRDLDQRTEDLKGQIDSLAKEYTANARTLSSEQKLSILRQIQQSYSKCKEFGDDKVQLAMQTYEMVDKHIRRLDTDLARFEADLKEKQIESTDYDSTSSKGKKDTRQKEKKTAKTRSKVKSSDEDGSPKSAQKKVKLLQPGEFNSPSSNFGNVHPSDVLDMPVDPNEPTYCLCHQVSYGEMIGCDNTDCSIEWFHFACVGLTTKPRGKWYCPRCSQDRKRK